From Psychroflexus torquis ATCC 700755, the proteins below share one genomic window:
- a CDS encoding energy transducer TonB → MEPKKNPKKDLSKRSFLFFQIGLVVVLAITLTMIEWKTYDNDAIDTGFVNLDMLEEEDVPITEIQKTPPPPPPPPPAPEVIEVVEDDEDVEEVIIESTETDQNEVVEVEEVEEVEEEIGDVPFAVIESVPIFPGCEGLNTNDERKNCMSQKISKFVNKNFDTGLAADLGLSGINRVYVQFKIDKKGNIVNVAARAPHPRLQSEGERVIKKLPKMKPGQQRGQNVGVLYSLPIMFKVQD, encoded by the coding sequence ATGGAACCAAAAAAAAATCCAAAAAAAGACCTGTCTAAAAGAAGCTTTCTGTTTTTTCAGATTGGTCTTGTAGTAGTTCTCGCTATTACTTTAACCATGATTGAATGGAAAACTTATGATAACGATGCTATAGATACTGGTTTTGTGAATCTTGACATGTTAGAAGAGGAAGACGTGCCAATTACAGAAATCCAAAAGACACCACCACCGCCACCACCACCGCCACCTGCACCAGAAGTTATTGAGGTGGTAGAAGATGACGAAGATGTAGAGGAGGTTATTATAGAATCTACTGAAACCGATCAAAACGAAGTTGTTGAAGTTGAAGAAGTCGAAGAAGTCGAAGAAGAAATTGGTGATGTTCCTTTTGCTGTTATTGAAAGTGTCCCAATTTTTCCTGGATGTGAAGGCCTTAACACCAATGATGAGCGTAAAAACTGTATGAGTCAAAAGATTAGCAAGTTTGTTAATAAAAACTTTGACACTGGTTTAGCTGCAGATCTTGGATTAAGTGGCATAAATAGGGTTTACGTTCAGTTTAAAATCGATAAAAAAGGTAACATTGTAAATGTAGCCGCTCGAGCTCCTCACCCAAGATTGCAATCTGAAGGTGAACGAGTCATCAAAAAACTGCCTAAAATGAAACCAGGTCAGCAACGTGGACAAAATGTAGGGGTATTATATTCCTTACCTATTATGTTTAAAGTACAAGATTAA
- a CDS encoding cytochrome c oxidase subunit 3, which yields MEATTVAKTGTEGQAWGGGEEQPLKASYGKLMMWFFITSDALTFSGFLAAYGFSRFKFIEEWPIADEVFNHFPFLHGVDAPMYYVALMTFILIFSSVTMVLAVDAGHQMKKDKVVTYMALTILGGIIFLGSQAWEWKNFIHGEYGAVETRSGKIIQFVDANGDRIALDEFATASPKDRTQHLAKNGIWFSSESSLNLLALEDVKRGFEANKTLRVRTMQITEEGEKEILTREESLLKLNTSGVGVIEGANLSQNEYGAPLFGGFFFFITGFHGFHVLSGVLILIIVFFNVLVGTYEKRGSYEMVEKVGLYWHFVDLVWVFVFTFFYLV from the coding sequence ATGGAAGCTACTACCGTTGCAAAAACAGGTACAGAAGGACAGGCATGGGGAGGAGGTGAAGAACAACCTCTAAAAGCCAGTTACGGAAAATTAATGATGTGGTTCTTTATCACTTCAGATGCACTTACATTTTCAGGCTTTTTAGCAGCTTATGGTTTTTCAAGGTTTAAGTTTATTGAAGAATGGCCAATAGCTGATGAAGTTTTCAATCACTTTCCATTTTTACATGGGGTAGATGCACCTATGTATTATGTCGCATTAATGACGTTTATTTTAATATTTTCATCAGTAACAATGGTTCTTGCAGTAGATGCTGGCCATCAGATGAAAAAAGACAAAGTAGTGACATACATGGCATTAACCATTCTAGGAGGGATTATTTTTTTAGGATCTCAAGCATGGGAATGGAAAAACTTTATTCATGGTGAATATGGAGCGGTCGAAACCAGAAGTGGAAAGATTATTCAGTTTGTCGATGCAAACGGAGACCGTATTGCTTTAGATGAATTTGCTACGGCTTCCCCAAAAGATAGAACCCAGCATTTAGCCAAAAATGGTATTTGGTTTAGTTCAGAATCTTCTCTTAACCTTTTGGCTTTAGAAGATGTAAAAAGGGGATTTGAAGCTAATAAGACCCTTCGTGTTAGAACCATGCAAATAACAGAAGAAGGTGAAAAGGAAATTTTAACTAGAGAAGAATCTTTACTGAAATTAAATACTTCTGGTGTAGGTGTTATAGAAGGAGCTAATCTTAGCCAAAACGAGTATGGAGCACCCCTATTTGGTGGTTTTTTCTTTTTCATTACAGGCTTCCACGGCTTCCATGTCTTGTCTGGGGTGCTTATTCTTATTATCGTTTTCTTTAATGTTTTGGTTGGCACTTACGAGAAAAGAGGAAGTTACGAAATGGTGGAAAAGGTTGGTCTTTACTGGCACTTTGTAGATTTAGTTTGGGTATTTGTATTCACATTTTTCTACTTGGTTTAA
- a CDS encoding cytochrome C oxidase subunit IV family protein: protein MAHDTTHGVHAGAKKRIWQVFIILSILTIVEVVLGIIKPDFLVHNDLVSLSFLNWIFIVLTIVKAYYIVWAFMHMEHESGSLRRVVVWTGVFLISYLIAILLIEGSYIQEIYSDGYITWDF from the coding sequence ATGGCACACGATACAACACACGGAGTACATGCAGGAGCAAAAAAACGCATATGGCAAGTTTTTATCATTTTATCTATACTAACCATAGTAGAGGTAGTTTTAGGAATTATAAAACCAGATTTTCTTGTTCATAATGATTTAGTTTCCTTATCCTTTCTCAACTGGATTTTTATTGTGCTTACGATTGTAAAAGCCTATTATATAGTTTGGGCATTTATGCACATGGAGCATGAATCGGGAAGTTTGAGAAGAGTTGTCGTCTGGACTGGTGTCTTTTTAATTAGTTATTTGATAGCTATACTATTGATAGAAGGGTCATATATTCAAGAAATATACTCTGATGGATACATTACTTGGGATTTCTAA
- the cyoE gene encoding heme o synthase, with protein MSDSIAYTQVSSWIHDFKELTKVRLALSVVFSSIAGYLLGIDTFNIGHFVLLALGGYAMVGASNAFNQIIEKNLDAKMKRTKNRPLPSGSMTTNTAFFIATLLTVIGLSFLFIINPITAMFGAISIFLYVSVYTPLKTITPLSVFVGAFPGAIPFMLGWVAATGSFGIEAGALFMIQFFWQFPHFWALGWWLYDDYKEGGFFMLPTGKRDNGTAIQIILYTIWTLIVSIIPALGVTGDLKLSIVAAVLVFISGLIMLFYAIKLFQKRETKYARQLMLASVFYITLIQIIYVSDKYIRIWF; from the coding sequence TTGTCAGATTCTATTGCATATACACAAGTTTCTTCCTGGATACATGATTTTAAAGAACTCACAAAGGTAAGATTAGCCCTTAGTGTTGTATTTTCTTCAATTGCTGGTTATCTATTAGGTATAGACACTTTTAATATCGGTCATTTCGTATTATTAGCGTTAGGTGGCTATGCCATGGTAGGTGCTTCTAATGCCTTTAATCAAATTATAGAAAAGAACTTAGATGCGAAGATGAAAAGGACCAAAAACCGTCCTCTCCCATCGGGTAGTATGACCACGAATACTGCCTTTTTTATTGCGACTCTTCTTACTGTAATCGGGTTGTCATTCCTTTTTATTATCAACCCTATAACGGCCATGTTTGGGGCGATATCTATTTTTCTTTATGTGAGTGTTTATACCCCATTGAAAACTATCACTCCGCTTTCGGTTTTTGTAGGAGCGTTTCCTGGGGCTATTCCTTTTATGTTGGGATGGGTAGCTGCAACGGGCTCTTTTGGGATTGAAGCAGGAGCCTTATTTATGATTCAGTTTTTCTGGCAATTCCCCCATTTTTGGGCTTTAGGTTGGTGGCTGTATGATGATTATAAAGAAGGGGGCTTTTTTATGCTACCTACTGGTAAAAGAGACAACGGCACAGCAATTCAAATTATCCTTTATACTATATGGACCCTTATTGTTTCAATAATACCTGCGCTGGGTGTCACTGGTGATTTAAAGCTATCAATAGTCGCTGCTGTCTTAGTGTTTATATCAGGCTTGATTATGCTTTTTTACGCCATTAAGCTTTTTCAAAAACGAGAGACCAAATACGCCAGACAGCTGATGTTGGCCAGCGTGTTTTACATTACTTTAATACAAATAATTTACGTATCAGATAAATATATCAGAATATGGTTTTAG
- a CDS encoding VanZ family protein, with protein MPAAILCTASILVLSISDISSLPKLQISYEDKFYHFVAYFVLNSIWLIALFKKNEYQLKKLLSISFSIIVFGIIIEVIQGSVTDSRAFDIFDILANSIAVVVSFFCFMLVKKSFLKK; from the coding sequence GTGCCTGCTGCTATTTTATGCACAGCAAGTATCTTAGTTCTTTCTATTTCAGATATAAGTAGCCTTCCCAAACTTCAAATAAGTTATGAGGATAAATTTTATCATTTTGTAGCTTATTTTGTTTTAAATTCAATTTGGCTTATTGCTTTATTTAAAAAAAATGAATATCAGTTAAAAAAGCTTTTGTCGATTTCTTTTAGTATTATCGTTTTTGGTATTATTATTGAAGTAATTCAAGGAAGTGTAACAGATTCCAGAGCTTTTGATATATTTGATATTTTAGCGAATAGTATAGCCGTAGTGGTAAGTTTTTTCTGTTTTATGCTAGTAAAAAAAAGTTTTTTGAAAAAATAA
- a CDS encoding winged helix-turn-helix domain-containing protein, whose translation MGRKAILEIKESDSELKKLLLKQKTLKAEKRLKSLLAIKSGKFETRQELADFLGIHIRSLERWIVNYNAGGVEMMLTDKPKNKTSKIITPQIHKGLSQRVHDPNNPFLGYWDAQNWVEQEYGVVVKYQRIREYLIQHFKTKPKTPRKSHYKKDVEAEKAFLKTP comes from the coding sequence ATGGGAAGAAAAGCAATTTTAGAGATCAAGGAATCAGATTCAGAGCTAAAGAAACTCTTGTTAAAACAGAAAACCTTAAAAGCAGAAAAACGTTTAAAGAGTTTGCTAGCCATTAAGTCTGGCAAATTTGAAACCCGACAAGAATTAGCTGATTTTTTAGGGATTCATATCAGAAGCCTAGAAAGGTGGATTGTGAACTACAATGCTGGTGGGGTTGAGATGATGTTAACTGATAAGCCTAAAAATAAAACGTCTAAAATTATTACACCACAAATACATAAGGGTTTATCCCAAAGAGTACATGACCCAAATAATCCTTTTTTGGGATACTGGGATGCTCAAAATTGGGTAGAACAAGAGTATGGCGTAGTTGTTAAGTACCAACGGATCCGTGAGTATTTGATTCAGCATTTTAAAACAAAACCCAAGACTCCTAGGAAATCTCACTACAAAAAGGATGTAGAGGCTGAAAAAGCTTTTTTAAAAACTCCCTAA
- a CDS encoding DMT family transporter, which produces MSKRVQALIAALFATSVFGVTHTLAKGLMPDYIQPLGFILIRVLGAGILFWIVSFFIKNEKIKKEHWPRLLLCALLGMALNMLFFFKGLSLTTPINSSVIVTITPILVFVLSALLIREKVTWLKCLGAIIGLFGGLALIIFGVQQQVDAPNIPLGNAMIFVNATSYGLFLIVAKPLTKIYHPVTLMRWLFLTSIIINLPIGWTEFVSVEWQTLPFAIIWRIGFVIIGTTFLTYLLNIFALKYLSASTIGVFVYLQPVIAIAFAIISGADELNGLKIISAILVFLGVFMVTKNPSRKRAKA; this is translated from the coding sequence ATGAGTAAACGAGTTCAAGCGTTAATTGCTGCTTTATTTGCAACCTCTGTGTTTGGCGTCACCCATACTCTGGCTAAAGGCTTAATGCCAGATTATATTCAACCTTTAGGTTTTATTTTGATAAGAGTGTTAGGTGCGGGTATTCTATTTTGGATTGTGAGTTTTTTCATTAAAAATGAAAAAATTAAAAAAGAACATTGGCCAAGACTATTATTATGCGCTCTACTTGGGATGGCTCTCAATATGCTTTTTTTCTTTAAGGGCTTGAGTTTAACCACTCCAATTAATAGCTCTGTAATAGTGACCATAACTCCCATTTTGGTATTTGTATTATCTGCACTCTTGATCCGAGAAAAAGTAACTTGGCTCAAGTGTTTGGGAGCTATAATCGGTTTATTTGGAGGGCTTGCCTTAATTATATTTGGCGTACAACAACAAGTTGACGCTCCTAATATTCCGCTTGGTAATGCAATGATTTTTGTCAATGCAACGTCCTATGGTTTGTTTTTAATTGTTGCCAAGCCTTTAACCAAAATCTATCACCCTGTTACGCTTATGCGTTGGCTATTTTTAACCTCTATCATTATAAACCTACCCATTGGTTGGACAGAGTTTGTAAGTGTAGAATGGCAAACTTTGCCTTTTGCTATTATTTGGCGAATAGGGTTTGTAATTATAGGAACTACTTTTTTAACTTACCTGTTGAATATTTTTGCCCTCAAATATTTATCTGCTTCTACTATTGGAGTATTTGTATACTTACAACCTGTCATAGCAATAGCTTTTGCTATTATTTCTGGAGCAGATGAACTCAATGGGTTAAAGATTATTTCTGCTATACTCGTTTTCTTAGGGGTTTTTATGGTAACTAAAAATCCATCTAGGAAAAGAGCTAAAGCTTAA
- a CDS encoding arsenate reductase family protein, whose translation MKKVFYLSTCDTCKNILGKLSLPEDIKLQDLKKDHISEEDLEYLFKYTRSYELLLNKRAQRYKEEGLKDENLSEEEIKTCILSHYTFLKRPIFIYDEKIFIGNDKHTVDALKSLFHE comes from the coding sequence ATGAAAAAAGTATTCTATCTATCCACTTGTGATACCTGCAAAAATATTTTAGGTAAGTTGTCTTTGCCTGAAGATATAAAGCTACAGGACCTTAAGAAAGATCATATTTCTGAAGAGGACTTGGAATACCTTTTTAAATATACAAGATCTTACGAACTCTTACTTAATAAGAGAGCTCAAAGATATAAAGAAGAGGGGTTAAAAGATGAGAACCTGTCTGAGGAAGAAATAAAAACGTGTATTCTATCTCATTACACCTTTTTAAAGCGACCTATATTTATTTATGATGAAAAGATATTCATAGGAAATGATAAGCATACCGTAGATGCTTTGAAGTCTTTGTTTCATGAGTAA
- a CDS encoding IS630 family transposase, with protein sequence MRISLNKDSYDSVNLYFQDEARFGMMNHLGKYITASGVKPIVTYQHIYKTTYLYGSYSPINGDSFVWEINGVSTNIFQAYLREFSTHNPKEYKIVVIDNAGFHSTKNIEVPQNIVLLRIPPYNPELNPCEQVWQYIKNRFKNQRFESMKSLKQWLSEMVCEMKPETIKSITGNHHFLKAFNTAFNN encoded by the coding sequence ATTAGAATTAGTCTTAATAAAGATAGTTACGACTCTGTTAATTTATACTTTCAAGATGAAGCTCGATTTGGAATGATGAATCATCTTGGAAAATACATAACCGCTAGCGGTGTAAAGCCAATAGTGACCTATCAACATATTTATAAAACGACCTATCTATATGGTAGTTACTCTCCAATAAACGGAGACTCTTTTGTTTGGGAAATAAATGGTGTAAGTACTAACATATTTCAAGCCTATCTGCGGGAATTTTCAACACATAATCCAAAGGAATATAAAATTGTAGTGATTGATAATGCAGGGTTTCATTCTACAAAAAATATAGAGGTGCCACAAAATATAGTCTTGTTAAGAATACCCCCATACAATCCTGAACTAAACCCATGCGAACAAGTATGGCAATACATTAAAAATCGATTTAAGAATCAAAGATTCGAATCGATGAAAAGTTTAAAACAATGGCTAAGCGAAATGGTCTGCGAAATGAAACCAGAAACCATTAAATCTATAACAGGAAACCATCATTTTCTAAAGGCTTTTAATACGGCATTTAATAACTAA
- a CDS encoding fasciclin domain-containing protein, translating to MENSKNDIPNIVGVAAGNDSFTTLVAAVKAAELVDTLSGEGPFTVLAPTNDAFNKLPEGTVDTLLKPESKEKLASVLTYHVVSGKFESAALISAITENDGKFTVDTVQGGKIDLSLEDGKVILTDANGGKSTVVIADVAASNGVIHAIDSVVMPK from the coding sequence ATGGAAAATTCAAAAAATGACATCCCGAATATAGTGGGCGTCGCAGCTGGAAATGATTCTTTTACAACATTAGTTGCAGCAGTAAAGGCAGCAGAATTGGTTGATACCTTAAGTGGTGAAGGACCATTTACAGTATTAGCACCAACCAATGATGCCTTTAACAAATTACCTGAAGGCACTGTAGACACTTTATTGAAGCCAGAAAGCAAAGAGAAATTAGCAAGTGTACTTACCTACCATGTTGTTTCTGGAAAGTTTGAATCTGCTGCATTGATAAGTGCAATTACTGAGAATGATGGTAAATTTACAGTAGACACTGTTCAAGGTGGAAAGATTGACTTAAGCCTTGAAGATGGAAAAGTAATTTTAACTGATGCAAATGGTGGAAAGTCAACCGTCGTTATTGCAGATGTTGCTGCTTCTAACGGAGTGATTCATGCCATTGATAGTGTTGTAATGCCAAAGTAA
- a CDS encoding cytochrome c oxidase subunit 3: MVLDEKHKRARMMMMWFGIISMSMMFAGLTSAYVVSKNRPDWLTDYQLPDVFIWSTLVIFLSSITFHLTKKFTSEGDLVKANAMIISTFILGVLFVVMQFVGFNEIVEAGYYFTGSASSITMSFIYLLVLAHVVHVMAGLIVLLVVIYNHFKKKYSKGNMLGLRLGVTFWHFVDGLWLYLFLFLYFFR, translated from the coding sequence ATGGTTTTAGATGAAAAACACAAACGTGCAAGGATGATGATGATGTGGTTTGGCATCATAAGCATGTCGATGATGTTTGCAGGATTAACGAGTGCTTACGTTGTGAGTAAAAACAGACCAGATTGGCTTACAGACTATCAATTACCAGATGTTTTTATTTGGAGTACGCTGGTTATATTTTTAAGTAGTATTACATTTCATTTAACCAAAAAATTCACTTCTGAAGGTGATTTAGTAAAGGCTAATGCTATGATAATTTCTACTTTTATCTTAGGAGTTCTTTTTGTGGTGATGCAGTTTGTTGGATTTAATGAGATTGTAGAGGCAGGGTATTATTTTACGGGAAGTGCTAGTAGTATTACAATGTCTTTCATTTACCTATTAGTTTTAGCTCACGTCGTCCATGTCATGGCAGGCCTTATCGTTTTGTTAGTCGTAATTTATAATCATTTTAAAAAGAAATACTCTAAAGGGAATATGCTAGGATTGCGCTTAGGGGTAACCTTCTGGCACTTTGTAGATGGGCTTTGGCTTTACCTCTTTTTGTTTTTATATTTCTTTAGATAA
- a CDS encoding SCO family protein codes for MKKYSYVGISLVILVFGIWVVSEYLARNSKESLSYIEIEGERKKVPEFDFRNQNNKTITNKDYLGKVYVVEFFFATCPTICPIMNENLLEVQDQFYGNMNFGIASFTINPEHDTPEVLKKHAEELGVKHPHWNFLTGDKDKIYELANKGFNIYAREDEKAEGGFEHSGFFALIDQEGYIRSRKDEAGNSIIFYQGSVPIDNNSGEGHETQQIDILMEDIQILLK; via the coding sequence ATGAAAAAATACTCTTACGTAGGAATATCACTTGTCATTTTAGTGTTTGGAATTTGGGTGGTTAGTGAATATCTAGCCCGTAATTCCAAGGAAAGTTTATCCTATATAGAAATAGAAGGCGAACGTAAAAAAGTTCCTGAATTTGATTTTAGAAATCAGAATAATAAAACGATTACCAATAAGGATTATCTTGGGAAAGTCTATGTTGTCGAGTTCTTTTTTGCTACTTGTCCAACTATTTGCCCTATTATGAATGAAAATTTATTGGAGGTACAAGATCAGTTTTATGGTAACATGAATTTTGGAATAGCTTCATTCACTATTAATCCTGAGCATGACACTCCTGAAGTTTTGAAAAAACATGCAGAAGAGCTCGGTGTTAAGCATCCTCATTGGAATTTTTTGACTGGAGATAAAGATAAAATTTATGAGCTTGCCAATAAAGGCTTTAATATTTATGCCCGTGAAGATGAGAAAGCAGAGGGTGGGTTTGAGCACTCTGGGTTCTTTGCTTTGATTGACCAAGAAGGATACATCCGAAGTAGGAAAGATGAAGCAGGGAACTCTATTATTTTTTACCAAGGTTCGGTTCCTATCGATAATAATAGTGGTGAAGGGCATGAAACCCAGCAAATTGATATTTTAATGGAGGACATTCAAATTCTTTTGAAATGA
- the gcvH gene encoding glycine cleavage system protein GcvH, protein MNIPDSLKYTKDHEWIKIDGDIATIGITDFAQSELGDIVYVEVETVGDSLDKDEVFGTVEAVKTVSDLYLPLTGKIIEFNEELEDEPEMVNEEPYEKGWMIKMEITNHDEVKELMDAEAYKAHTD, encoded by the coding sequence ATGAATATACCAGATAGCTTAAAGTACACCAAAGATCACGAGTGGATCAAAATTGATGGAGATATCGCCACCATTGGAATTACAGATTTCGCACAAAGTGAATTAGGAGACATTGTGTACGTAGAAGTCGAAACTGTAGGAGACTCTTTAGATAAAGATGAGGTTTTCGGAACTGTAGAAGCTGTTAAAACTGTATCTGATTTGTATCTACCTTTAACTGGCAAAATCATCGAGTTTAATGAAGAGTTAGAAGATGAACCAGAAATGGTTAATGAAGAGCCTTATGAAAAAGGATGGATGATTAAAATGGAAATAACAAATCACGACGAAGTTAAAGAACTTATGGATGCAGAAGCTTATAAAGCTCATACTGACTAG
- a CDS encoding DUF420 domain-containing protein, with the protein MKASLIKSDKTMVPIIIVLSIVIPIVVIVLMNLPTRYNLLGLDVGTFPFFHAVINGLTAILLFLGYRFIKQKKKVEHKTVMITAFGLSALFLVSYVISKLSIDPVPYGGEGFIRYLYFFILITHIALSGIIIPLVLFTIYRGLTGEYDKHKKIARWTFPIWMYVAVTGVLVYLFMLPYY; encoded by the coding sequence ATGAAAGCTAGTTTAATCAAATCCGATAAAACGATGGTTCCAATTATTATTGTACTCTCCATCGTCATTCCAATAGTGGTCATTGTACTTATGAACCTGCCAACTCGTTATAACCTTCTTGGTCTGGATGTTGGGACATTTCCCTTTTTTCATGCAGTTATCAATGGACTTACAGCAATACTGCTATTTCTAGGATATCGATTTATAAAACAAAAGAAAAAAGTTGAGCATAAAACTGTCATGATTACAGCTTTTGGCTTGTCGGCCCTTTTTTTAGTAAGCTACGTCATTTCTAAACTTAGTATCGATCCAGTTCCTTATGGAGGAGAAGGTTTCATAAGATACCTTTATTTCTTTATTCTTATTACACATATCGCCTTATCGGGAATAATTATTCCTTTAGTTCTTTTTACAATCTATAGGGGATTGACGGGTGAATATGATAAGCATAAAAAAATTGCGAGATGGACTTTTCCTATTTGGATGTATGTAGCTGTCACAGGGGTTTTAGTCTATTTATTTATGTTACCTTATTATTAA